In one window of Nitrospirota bacterium DNA:
- a CDS encoding ABC transporter ATP-binding protein, translating into MSEVVIRAENLFKEYRLGTISHGTLYRDLQSWWARLRNKEDPNSIIASPQSFTPHASRFTSSENPHMLALNNVSFEVKRGEVLGIIGKNGAGKSTLLKILSEVTSPTKGQVKIKGRVASLLEVGTGFHPELTGRENIYLNGAILGMTKKEIADKFEEIVAFAEIEKFIDTPVKRYSSGMYVRLAFAVAAHLEPEILIIDEVLAVGDAAFQKKCLGKMGEVSKEGRTVLFVSHNMTAIKTLCERVIWLEAGQIADDGYAAEVVSHYLLRGSQSVYDQLWPDRTTAPGNDKVRLRRARIMPETATGKSELTVMTPLTLEFECWSLMPSAELNFSMHLYNEEGLCILADGSESMIIGKELFKGTCRVPGKLLNEGSYRVMIMVVRDGMSIYTHHDLLRFDVHDIERQGGWTGRWPGVVRPKFAWNITSLPEKRI; encoded by the coding sequence ATGAGTGAGGTTGTGATCAGAGCAGAAAATCTGTTCAAGGAATATCGCCTTGGTACGATCAGTCATGGCACATTGTACCGGGATTTGCAGAGCTGGTGGGCCAGGCTGCGCAACAAAGAGGACCCAAACTCTATCATTGCGTCTCCTCAGTCTTTTACTCCTCACGCTTCACGTTTCACGAGTTCTGAAAATCCCCATATGCTTGCCCTTAATAATGTTTCTTTCGAAGTAAAGCGTGGTGAGGTACTTGGGATCATCGGCAAAAACGGAGCAGGCAAATCAACGTTGCTGAAGATACTTTCAGAGGTAACGTCCCCCACAAAGGGTCAGGTGAAAATAAAGGGCAGGGTGGCAAGTCTTTTGGAAGTAGGAACCGGGTTTCATCCTGAGCTGACCGGCCGCGAGAATATCTATCTGAACGGCGCCATATTGGGAATGACCAAAAAAGAGATTGCTGATAAGTTTGAGGAGATCGTCGCTTTTGCTGAGATCGAAAAATTCATTGATACACCGGTGAAACGTTACTCGTCCGGCATGTATGTGCGCCTTGCTTTTGCTGTAGCCGCCCACCTGGAACCGGAAATACTAATTATAGACGAAGTCCTGGCTGTCGGCGATGCAGCTTTTCAGAAGAAGTGCCTGGGGAAGATGGGGGAGGTTTCGAAAGAAGGGAGAACGGTTTTATTTGTGAGCCATAATATGACCGCGATAAAGACTCTCTGTGAACGGGTAATTTGGCTTGAGGCTGGTCAGATCGCAGACGATGGTTATGCAGCCGAAGTCGTTTCACATTATCTTCTGCGCGGATCCCAATCAGTTTACGACCAATTATGGCCCGACAGAACAACAGCCCCGGGGAATGATAAGGTCCGCCTGCGCAGGGCACGTATCATGCCGGAAACAGCGACAGGCAAGTCCGAACTTACGGTCATGACGCCTTTAACCCTGGAATTCGAATGCTGGAGTCTGATGCCTTCGGCTGAACTGAATTTTAGCATGCATCTTTATAATGAAGAAGGTTTGTGCATCCTGGCCGACGGATCGGAAAGCATGATTATCGGCAAGGAACTTTTCAAGGGCACCTGCCGTGTTCCTGGCAAGTTATTGAACGAAGGTTCATACCGAGTGATGATCATGGTCGTACGGGACGGGATGAGCATATACACGCATCATGATCTGCTGAGATTTGATGTTCATGATATTGAAAGGCAGGGGGGGTGGACCGGCAGATGGCCCGGCGTGGTCAGACCCAAGTTCGCATGGAATATTACAAGCCTGCCTGAAAAAAGAATATGA
- a CDS encoding ABC transporter permease — protein sequence MKDTTGIFQETQWTKVIGPKSGWFDLDLMNLWNYRDLIMLFVKRDFVTFYKQTILGPLWFLLQPLVTAVVFTVIFGRIAKIPTDGMPQILFYMSGIVIWNYFSDCLNKTSDTFAANAGIFGKVYFPRLTVPISIVITNLLTFAIQFLLFLAFWIYFYVGGAAIKPTLWSLLIPLLLIQMAALGLGLGILVSSLTTKYRDLKFVVGFGVQLWMYATPIVYPMSQIPDKWQWLYGLNPMAAIVETARFAFLGAGSVRPGNLGISFAVTVFILLAGLVFFSRIEKTFMDTV from the coding sequence ATGAAAGATACCACCGGGATTTTTCAGGAAACACAGTGGACAAAAGTGATCGGCCCGAAAAGCGGCTGGTTTGATCTTGATCTCATGAATCTCTGGAACTACAGAGATTTGATCATGCTCTTTGTGAAAAGAGATTTTGTTACGTTTTACAAACAGACCATTCTTGGGCCGCTCTGGTTCCTGCTTCAACCGCTGGTTACGGCTGTTGTTTTTACTGTCATATTCGGAAGAATTGCGAAGATCCCGACCGACGGCATGCCGCAGATACTTTTTTATATGAGCGGAATCGTGATCTGGAACTATTTTAGCGACTGCCTGAACAAGACCTCGGATACCTTTGCTGCCAACGCAGGCATCTTCGGCAAGGTCTATTTTCCGAGACTCACCGTGCCGATCTCGATCGTCATAACAAACCTCTTAACATTTGCTATCCAGTTTCTCCTTTTTCTGGCATTTTGGATCTATTTTTATGTCGGTGGTGCTGCCATTAAACCAACTCTCTGGAGCTTGCTGATCCCTTTGCTGCTGATCCAGATGGCAGCCCTCGGCCTTGGTCTCGGCATCCTTGTTTCTTCCCTGACCACCAAATACCGGGACCTTAAGTTTGTGGTCGGCTTCGGTGTCCAGCTCTGGATGTACGCAACGCCCATAGTTTATCCGATGTCGCAGATACCGGATAAATGGCAATGGCTGTATGGGCTGAATCCGATGGCTGCCATAGTTGAGACCGCGCGCTTTGCTTTCCTCGGTGCCGGATCAGTTCGACCGGGGAATCTTGGTATAAGTTTTGCCGTGACAGTGTTTATTCTGCTGGCAGGCTTAGTTTTTTTCAGCAGGATAGAGAAGACGTTTATGGATACGGTATGA